The Candidatus Nezhaarchaeota archaeon DNA window TTGTCCTTGATATTCATGCTCGCGGCATCAATCTTAGAGCACACTATAGCTAAGCGCCCCTTTAACAACGTCGTCACCTACACTATCATGTATAGAATAGCTCGAGCCATGTGCATCTTGTTCTCGGACTGAACCCAAACAATTGAGTGCTTTGGATCATCAATAACCTCATCCGTAACCTCCTCTCCACGTTTAGCTGGAAGGCAATGCATGAAGATATAGTCATCCGGCGCCTTACTCACTAATCCCTTGTTTACCTGATATTTCGGAAGGAACCTCCTTAACCTTTCCTCTTTCTCATGCTCAAATCCCATACTCACGAATACGTCAGTATAGATAACGTCTGCCTCTTTAACAGCAATAACAGGGTCTTCAACCACCTCTATCTTTGACCCACTTCTCTCACAATTTTTCATAGCTAGTCTCCATACCTCATCTCTCGGCTTAAACTCGGGAGGGCATGCTATCGTCATATCAAGCCCAAGCTTACTACAGCATATCATAAGGCTATGACAGGTATTCGCACTACCATCACCTATGAAGGCTATCTTTAACTTCCTCTTACCCTTTACCTCGAACATGGTGAAGACATCCGTTAAAGCCTGGGTTGGATGATGTAGGTTACTAAGCCCATTAATTACCGGGACGTCACAGTATGCAGCTAGCTCTTCCACAGTGTTATGGCTCTTGACTCTTGCAACCACACAATCAACCATTTTAGAGAAGACCCTAGCTGTATCAGATAGTGATTCGCCTCGAGCTAGCTGCAAGTCTGATGGTGAAGCATACACTGTATGTGCTCCAAGACTAGCAGCCGCAATTTCAAAGGCGAGTCTCGTCCTCGTTGATGGCTTTTCAAAAAACATTAACACACTCTTACCTTCAAGCTCCCTTCTGCTTCTCTCTCCACTAATCCACTCTCTTTTAAGCTCAAAGCATTTATCTATTAACGTCATTATCTCACTTGGAGAGAGCTCTTGCAACGTCAATATGTCACGTCTTTTCAAGCTCATGAAGGGGTCACCATTGAGTGGAAGCGTCGAGAAACACTTTTTGACTCAATGCTTAATAAGTAGTTCTGTACTTATTCCTCAGGTTTAAGGGTGTTAATCTTGGTTGATAGGCTAGAGGAGCTTAAAGACTTCCTTTACGGTCTATTGGAAGCTAGAGATAAAATGAAGGATATGTTTATGCAAGCCCCCCTACCATCAGAGCTAAGAATTCCGATAAAGGGGACCATCGTTGTTAAGAGGGGCTTTGCACAAATGCAGAAGGGCGGTGTGTGCATGGACGTCACAAACGTGGAACAAGCACAGATAGCTGAAGATGCTGGAGCAGTTTCTGTAATGGTGCTTGATAAGCTACCATATGATGTGAGGAAGGCTGGTGGGGTAGCGAGGATGGCTGACGTCAAGGTCATAGAGGAGGTAATGGCTCACGTCACCATACCAGTCATGGCTAAGTGTAGGATAGGTCACTACATGGAGGCTA harbors:
- the argF gene encoding ornithine carbamoyltransferase, with protein sequence MSLKRRDILTLQELSPSEIMTLIDKCFELKREWISGERSRRELEGKSVLMFFEKPSTRTRLAFEIAAASLGAHTVYASPSDLQLARGESLSDTARVFSKMVDCVVARVKSHNTVEELAAYCDVPVINGLSNLHHPTQALTDVFTMFEVKGKRKLKIAFIGDGSANTCHSLMICCSKLGLDMTIACPPEFKPRDEVWRLAMKNCERSGSKIEVVEDPVIAVKEADVIYTDVFVSMGFEHEKEERLRRFLPKYQVNKGLVSKAPDDYIFMHCLPAKRGEEVTDEVIDDPKHSIVWVQSENKMHMARAILYMIV